Below is a window of Acidimicrobiales bacterium DNA.
ACGCGCGCCCAGCACCACGTGCTGATCGGCGTCGTGCGGCGCCTCGAGCGCGAAGGCCGTCAGCTCCCGCCGTTCCGGGTGGAGCGCGGTTCGCTCTTCGCGGGCCCGGTCCAGTACCACCACGCGCGCTGGCTGGGGGACCGCGACACCGTGTCGGGCATCACCATCGGTCGTCTCCTCGTCGACGTGCCGACCCGTCTGCACGATCCCGACCGGGTCAGGGCGGAGGCCGAGCTGGCCGCCCGGGGTGGCGGGCGCCCCACCCGCGCCATCCTCCAGGAGTCCGACATCGACGCCGCGATCGACCAGGCCATCGAGCTGGCCCGCATCCGGACGAAGGTCACTTCCTGAGGCGTCGCCGATCGGACTCCTTCAGCACCCGTTTGCGGATCCTGAGGCTGGCGGGGGTCACCTCGACGAGCTCGTCGTCGGCGATGAACTCGATGGCCGACTCGAGGGTGACCTCGCGGGGGGGCGTGAGCTTGATGGCGTCGTCGGCGGCGTGGGTCCGGATGTTCGTCTTCTGCTTCTCGCGCACGACGTTCACCTGCATGTCGTCGGGCCGGGCGTTCTCGCCCACGACCATGCCCTCGTAGACGGCCTCACCGGGCCCGACGAACAGCTCCCCCCGCTGTTGCAGGTTGTCGAGCGCGTATCCGGTCGTCTGGCCCACCCGGTCGGCGATCATCGCGCCGCCCTTCCGGCCGGGGAGATCGCCCACCCACGGGATCCAGCCCGAGTGGTGCTGGTGCATCAGCGCGGTGCCCCTCGTGGCGGTGAGGAGCTGGGAACGGAAGCCGATGAGACCTCGCGACGGGGCCTCGACGGTGACGATCGTGCGCCCGATGTCGCCGGGGCGAAGGTCGCTGACCTTGCCCTTGCGGGGGGCCAACGCCTGGGTGACCGTGCCCACGTGCTCGTCCGGCACATCGATCACCGCCCGCTCCAGCGGCTCGTGACGGGACCCGTCGATCTCGCGGACGATCACCTCCGGGCGGCTCACCTGCAGCTCGTAGCCCTCCCGGCGCATCGTCTCGATGAGCACGGCGAGCTGGAGCTCACCGCGCCCGGCGACCTCGATCACGTCCGGCGAGCTGGTCTGGTCGACCCGGATGGAGACGTTGCCGAGCACCTCGCGGTCGAGGCGCTCGCGAAGGTGACGGGATGTGAGATAGGTGCCCTCCTTGCCGGCGAGCGGGGAGGTGTTCACCCCGAACGTCATGCGCAGCACGGGCTCGTCGACGCTGAGCCGGGGCAGGGCCTCGGGCCGCACCGGATCGGCCAGGGTGTCGCCGATCTCCACCTCGGGGAACCCGGCCACCACGAAGAGGTCGCCGGCGACGACCACGTCGGCCTCCTCGCGACCGATGCCCGAGAAGCGCATGAGCTGGCTCAGCTTGCGCTTCAGCGGGGCCTGACCTTCGTCCTCCTCGCACAGGGCGACCGTCTCGCCGCGCCGCAGGGAGCCGCGCACGACCCGCCCGATGGCCAGACGCCCGAGGTAGTCGCTGGCATCGAGGTTGGTGACGATCGCCTGCAGCGGGGCGTCGGGGTCGCCGGCCGGGGCGGGGACGGTGTCGAGGAGCGCCTGGAACAACGGCGTGAGGTCGTCGTCGGGACCGGGCATCCCCACCCCGGCCACCGCCCTGCCCTCCCGGGCGATGGCGGAGATCACCGGGAACTCGATGGCCGACTCGTCGGCGTCGAGGTCGAGGAAGAGCTGGTAGATCTCGTCGAGCACCTCGTCGGGGCGGGCGTCGCCACGGTCGACCTTGTTGAGCACCACCACGGCCGGGAGATCGGCGGCGAGCGCCTTGGACAGCACGTAGCGGGTCTGGGGCAGGGGTCCCTCGGCCGCGTCGACGAGCAGGACGACGCCGTCGACCATGGTGAGCGCCCGCTCGACCTCACCCCCGAAGTCCGAGTGCCCGGGCGTGTCGACCAGGTTGATGCGGGTCGCCTGCCAGGTGACCGACGCCGCCTTGGCGAGGATGGTGATGCCCCGCTCGCGCTCCTGGTCGTTCGAGTCCATCACCCGGTCGACCAGGGCCTGGTGCTCGCCGAACACCCCACTGGCGCGCAACAGCGCGTCGACGAGGGTGGTCTTGCCGTGGTCGACGTGGGCCACGAGGGCCACGTTGCGCAGGGCGGTGGGGGCGGGATCGGCGGGGGGCACGAAGGATCGAGCCTACCGGGGCTCGGGCCCGGCGGTGACCGGGTCGAGGGTCGGCGCAGGGCCGGCCCCGCTCAGCTCCCCCAGGTGGCGTCGTCGCTCTCGCGCTCGTACATGCACCACGAGGAGTGGTCGTGACCGGGGTCGGCCCCGCACTCCGGGCAGGGCTCGGCGTCACGCGCATCGAGGATGGCGTCGAGGTCGTCGTTGTTGCGCTTGAGTGCTCGGGCCTCTTCGAAGCGCCGATGTCGCCCCTTCTTCACGGGCCAACTCCCGTCCGGTGAACGTAGGGTTCGAGTGTAACGGCTGCGACCCCGTCGACCGTGCCACGTCTCGACCCTAGGATCGCCGTGGTGAGCGCCGATCCGTGGTGGATGACGGGGGTGGTCTACCAGATCTATCCCCGATCGTTCGCCGACGAGGACGGCGACGGGATCGGCGACCTCGCCGGCATCCGGGCCCGGCTCGGATACCTCGCCTGGTTGGGCGTCGACGCCGTCTGGCTCTCGCCGTTCTACCCCTCGCCGATGGCCGACTTCGGCTACGACATCACCGACCACTGCGACGTGGACCCGGTCTTCGGCTCCCTCGCCGACGCCGACGCCCTGATCGCCGAGGCGCACGCCCTCGGGTTGCGGGTCCTGCTCGACTGGGTGCCCAACCACACCTCCGACCACCACCCCTGGTTCGTGGAGGCGCGATCGTCCCCCGACAGCCCTCGGAGGGACTGGTACGTGTGGCGATCGCCCGCTCCCGACGGCGGGCCGCCGAACAACTGGGTCGCGGCGTTCGCACCCGTGCCGGCCTGGACCCTCGACGAGGCGAGCGGCGAGTACTACCTGCACTGCTTCCTCCCGGAGCAGCCGGACCTCGACTGGGGCAACCCCGAGGTGGTCGAGGCGATGCACGACGTGGCCCGCTTCTGGCTCGACCGCGGGGTCGACGGGTTCCGCATCGACGTGGTCCACCTCATCGGCAAGGACCCCCTGCTGGCCGACGATCCCCCCGAGCTCCTGCCCATCCCGCACGTGGCGCTGAACGACCGTCCCGAGGTCCATCCCCTGCTGCGGGGGATCCGGACCCTGCTCGACGAGCGGCCGGGGAACCGGGTGGCCGTCGGGGAGGTGTACCTGCTCGACCTGGACCGGATCGTCACCTACTACGGCCACGGCGACGAGTTGCACCTGGCGTTCAACTTCCCGGCCCTGTACGCCCCGTGGGACGCGCGTGCCTGGCGGACGCAGATCGAGTCCGCAGCCGAGCGCCTCGATCCCGTCGACGCCTGGCCGACCTGGGTGCTGTCGAACCACGACAACCCCCGCCACCGCACCCGCCTCGGCGGTTCGGAGGCCCGGGCCCGGGCGGCCGCCGTGCTCCTGACGACGCTGCGGGGGACGCCGTTCCTCTTCGCCGGCGAGGAGCTCGGCCTGCTCGACGCCGACATCCCCCCCGGTGCCGAGGTCGATCCGGGCGGCCGCGACGGATGTCGGGCCCCCATCCCGTGGGAGAGCGGGCCGCGCCACGGCTGGCCGGCCGACCCGTGGCTCCCGTTCCCACCCGAGAGCGAGGCCCGCAACGTGGCCGCCGCGCGTGACGATCCCGACTCGGTGCTCAACCTCTACCGCGACCTGCTGCACGCCCGGCGCCACAGCCCGGCCCTCCACCGCGGGGCCCTGCACCTCCTCGATGCCCCGGAGGGGGTCCTGGCCTGGGCCCGCTCCGCCCCCGACGGGGATCGCCGGATCGTGGTCGTGAACTTCACCGACGTCCCCGTCGACCTCGCCGCCCACCCGATCGACGCGACCCTCGACGGCCTCGTCGTGGAGATCGCCTCTGACCGGGTCGGCGAGGGCGGGGCCCCGGCCCCCACCCTGGGTCCGGACCAGGCACTGCTGCTCCGGCCGAGCTGAGGGGACACCCACCCCCGGTCGATCAGTCCAGGGGCCGGTTGGAACGCTCCTCGATGACGAGATCCCCGCCGCCCGCGAACGCGACGGCCGCCGACCCCTCCACCAGCCGGCGGATGGGCTCACCGACGATGGCCCCCCGCCAGCCCTCGGCGAGGCGGGCGTCGTCGTCGCCGCGCAGGAGCGCCTCGAGGTCGCTGCGGGTGGCCAACAACGTCGTGTCGATCTCGAGGTCGCGGGCGAGCTGGGCCACCCACGCCGACACGAGGGCCACCGCCGGGCGCAGGTCGCGGTCGAGGGGCCCGTTCCCGCCTTCGGCCACCTCCGGCAGCGGTCGGTCCTGGCTGTCACGCACCGCGGCGAGGAGGCTCTCGACGGCGTCGGCGCGGAAGCCGCGGTCGAGGCCGCGGATCCGCTCGAGCTCCTTGCGGCTCGACGGCGGCCGTTGCGCGATGCCCACGACGGCCATGTCGGACAGCACGTAGCGGACCGGGATGTCGAGCTCGGCGGCCCGACGCTCGCGCCACGCGGCCACCGCCCGGGCCACGGCCCGGGACCGCCCCTTGAGTTGGCGGGCTTCCTTGATGCGCCGCCACGCCTCCTCGGGGTCACGCTGACCCCGCGAACGCATCAGCAGCCGCTCGCACTCGTCGAGAGCCCATTGGCGGCGACCACGACGGTCGAGGTCGTCCAGCAGGCGGTGCTCGACCTCGAGCAGGTAGGCGACGTCGTTGGCGGCATAGGCGAGCTGGGCGTCGGTGAGGGGCCGCTGCAGCCAGTCGGTGAGCCGATCCCCCTTGCCGACCCTGACGTCGACGATGCGCTCGTAGAGCGACGACAACGACGGGGTGCTCATCCCCACGAACCCGGCGGCCAGCTGGGTGTCGAACAGCCGCGACGGCGCTGCGCCGCAGGCGAGCTGGAGGACCTCGAGGTCCTGGTCGGCGGCGTGCAGGACGGCGGTGCCCGGCCCCTCCAGGACCTGGGCCAGTGCGGCCACGTCGACGGCCAGCGGATCGAGGAGGACGATCTCACCGGGCCAGGCGAGCTGCATGAGGGCCAGCTTCGGGAAGTACGTGCGCTCCCGGTGGAACTCGGTGTCGAGCGCGTACTCCGGTTGATCGACGAGGGCGGCCACGACCTCGGCCAGACCCCTCTCGGTGTCGACCATCCGGTAGCGGGGCGCGGCGGCCTCGGCGCTCAGTGCGGTTCGCCGCCCGTGACGACGGGCTGGCCCGCCTCGATCCAGGCCTTGGTGCCCCCGGCGACGTTGACGGCGTCGATCCCCTCGGCGCGGAGGTGGGCCACGGCCCGGGCGCTGCGACCGCCGACGGCGCAGACGACGAGGACCGGCGCGTCGGTCGGGAACTCCGCGATCCGCTCGGGGACGGTGGTCAGAGGGACGTGGACGGCGCCCGGTACGTGGCCGCCGTGGTACTCGTCGTCCTCGCGCACGTCGACCACGACGACGCCGTCGTCGAGGCGGCGGACCAGGGTCTCGATGTCGATCTCGGGCACGTCGTCGCTCACGTGTCGCTCCGCAAGGCGTGGGGGCAGGGCCGGCTCCCCCAGGGGGGAGGGGGGCCTCAGGGAGCGTACCGCTGCAGGTCCTCGGGTCGGTCGACGTCGGCGAGGGCGGACGGGACCAGCCCGCCCACCTCGACGACACCGAGGTCGGCGAGGACACGACGGGGTGCCCGCTCACCCGAGGCGAACGCCGCCTCCATCGCCGCCGCCGCGAGCCGGGGTCGCCACGCACCGGTCAGCGGCTGCGGCCGACCGTCGGCCAGCGCCAGGGCAGCGGCCGCCTCCGGCGCGACCCGCAACGCCGTCACCAGGGCGGTGATGGTCGCGGCGTCGACGGCGGGCATGTCGCACGCCGTGACGACGACGATCGGATCGGGGTCGATCGCCGCCGCGGCGGCGAACGCCGTCAACAGTGCGCCGAGCGGCCCTTCGCCAGGGGTGCGGTCCTCGACGTAGACGGCCCCCGGGACCGCC
It encodes the following:
- the typA gene encoding translational GTPase TypA, with product MPPADPAPTALRNVALVAHVDHGKTTLVDALLRASGVFGEHQALVDRVMDSNDQERERGITILAKAASVTWQATRINLVDTPGHSDFGGEVERALTMVDGVVLLVDAAEGPLPQTRYVLSKALAADLPAVVVLNKVDRGDARPDEVLDEIYQLFLDLDADESAIEFPVISAIAREGRAVAGVGMPGPDDDLTPLFQALLDTVPAPAGDPDAPLQAIVTNLDASDYLGRLAIGRVVRGSLRRGETVALCEEDEGQAPLKRKLSQLMRFSGIGREEADVVVAGDLFVVAGFPEVEIGDTLADPVRPEALPRLSVDEPVLRMTFGVNTSPLAGKEGTYLTSRHLRERLDREVLGNVSIRVDQTSSPDVIEVAGRGELQLAVLIETMRREGYELQVSRPEVIVREIDGSRHEPLERAVIDVPDEHVGTVTQALAPRKGKVSDLRPGDIGRTIVTVEAPSRGLIGFRSQLLTATRGTALMHQHHSGWIPWVGDLPGRKGGAMIADRVGQTTGYALDNLQQRGELFVGPGEAVYEGMVVGENARPDDMQVNVVREKQKTNIRTHAADDAIKLTPPREVTLESAIEFIADDELVEVTPASLRIRKRVLKESDRRRLRK
- a CDS encoding alpha-amylase family glycosyl hydrolase, whose amino-acid sequence is MSADPWWMTGVVYQIYPRSFADEDGDGIGDLAGIRARLGYLAWLGVDAVWLSPFYPSPMADFGYDITDHCDVDPVFGSLADADALIAEAHALGLRVLLDWVPNHTSDHHPWFVEARSSPDSPRRDWYVWRSPAPDGGPPNNWVAAFAPVPAWTLDEASGEYYLHCFLPEQPDLDWGNPEVVEAMHDVARFWLDRGVDGFRIDVVHLIGKDPLLADDPPELLPIPHVALNDRPEVHPLLRGIRTLLDERPGNRVAVGEVYLLDLDRIVTYYGHGDELHLAFNFPALYAPWDARAWRTQIESAAERLDPVDAWPTWVLSNHDNPRHRTRLGGSEARARAAAVLLTTLRGTPFLFAGEELGLLDADIPPGAEVDPGGRDGCRAPIPWESGPRHGWPADPWLPFPPESEARNVAAARDDPDSVLNLYRDLLHARRHSPALHRGALHLLDAPEGVLAWARSAPDGDRRIVVVNFTDVPVDLAAHPIDATLDGLVVEIASDRVGEGGAPAPTLGPDQALLLRPS
- a CDS encoding HRDC domain-containing protein — its product is MVDTERGLAEVVAALVDQPEYALDTEFHRERTYFPKLALMQLAWPGEIVLLDPLAVDVAALAQVLEGPGTAVLHAADQDLEVLQLACGAAPSRLFDTQLAAGFVGMSTPSLSSLYERIVDVRVGKGDRLTDWLQRPLTDAQLAYAANDVAYLLEVEHRLLDDLDRRGRRQWALDECERLLMRSRGQRDPEEAWRRIKEARQLKGRSRAVARAVAAWRERRAAELDIPVRYVLSDMAVVGIAQRPPSSRKELERIRGLDRGFRADAVESLLAAVRDSQDRPLPEVAEGGNGPLDRDLRPAVALVSAWVAQLARDLEIDTTLLATRSDLEALLRGDDDARLAEGWRGAIVGEPIRRLVEGSAAVAFAGGGDLVIEERSNRPLD
- a CDS encoding rhodanese-like domain-containing protein → MSDDVPEIDIETLVRRLDDGVVVVDVREDDEYHGGHVPGAVHVPLTTVPERIAEFPTDAPVLVVCAVGGRSARAVAHLRAEGIDAVNVAGGTKAWIEAGQPVVTGGEPH
- a CDS encoding NTP transferase domain-containing protein, whose protein sequence is MGGRSARLVGAVLTGGASRRMGRDKALVDVGGRPLVAVGVQAMADAGADPVLVVGGDRLGLARAVPGAVYVEDRTPGEGPLGALLTAFAAAAAIDPDPIVVVTACDMPAVDAATITALVTALRVAPEAAAALALADGRPQPLTGAWRPRLAAAAMEAAFASGERAPRRVLADLGVVEVGGLVPSALADVDRPEDLQRYAP